The following coding sequences are from one Bufo bufo chromosome 2, aBufBuf1.1, whole genome shotgun sequence window:
- the LOC120990543 gene encoding uncharacterized protein LOC120990543 isoform X1: protein MAAAMASSQSAELEEIRGFGKSCGSFKEKEFLSVEDIYHSLLGRCVNNAGETMRGNIQQNRSDAFFHLPVEVSISGLQHCTTMDSTRKILESQSFIGRKHEREELKDLFFWSVNVPSTDIEKAREEAYTHVQKHIPPDEAKEYKEEITKQFANSPAFNKLASRYGNFRFSFQFSDLLSLYEAQFCEGKKPQLSILGTDIYKQEIAHYVVVHCPDSTRFKDHPRVPRLQTRCEPLPNVFLVDDTLYWRPESTSNNLKVRTKDGHITACNQPEPCIYFQGSGHCLHTVPCPWNHLVITFHIPHGNSLKIPVEKLIDQLSACSPLDPFMKGNSRMGKNEAEKHIKDFQQLYLGRSQELRPKVDSSHGEQFGRRTDRTPLREINTNVRVKGEERRRAAEPNEKLHDCRAPTKENEEVTANEINKSTLQSEQFFQSMLDCQKQLITSIENLGKNLSEGFHSLCQELRNVTDAITSFQMDISRREHRPLSSIETKAGRKTFTLSPSSSLRSDDLTTTSRVVDGPEEDGSQCYGEQKSLLNEDSLEAQMDGGKPAEEEVGEQPSTHVRVKQERNGGSVTGKHAAERGDPQDIGESMKQYGPPLKKKK, encoded by the exons atggcagcagcaatggCTTCTTCTCAGAGTGCAGAACTTGAGGAAATCAGAGGCTTTGGTAAATCTTGTGGATCTTTCAAGGAAAAGGAATTCTTATCAGTAGAAGATATCTACCACAGCCTTCTGGGGAGATGCGTCAATAACGCTGGAGAAACTATGAGAGGCAATATTCAGCAAAACCGGTCGGATGCATTCTTTCATCTTCCAGTAGAAGTCTCCATCAGTGGTCTTCAGCACTGCACCACCATGGACTCCACCAGGAAGATTCTGGAGTCACAATCCTTTATAGGAAGAAAACATGAAAGAGAAGAACTCAAAGACCTTTTCTTCTGGTCTGTGAATGTTCCTTCCACTGATATAGAGAAGGCTCGAGAAGAAGCTTACACTCATGTCCAAAAACACATCCCACCAGATGAGGCAAAAGAATACAAAGAAGAAATAACTAAACAATTCGCCAACTCTCCGGCATTTAATAAATTGGCTTCTCGATATGGAAACTTCCGCTTCTCCTTCCAGTTCTCTGACCTCCTTTCTCTATATGAGGCTCAGTTTTGTGAAGGTAAAAAGCCACAGCTCAGCATTCTGGGCACAGATATCTACAAGCAGGAGATCGCTCATTATGTGGTCGTCCACTGTCCTGATAGCACCCGATTTAAAGACCACCCAAGGGTTCCCAGGCTCCAAACCAGATGTGAACCTCTACCAAATGTCTTCTTAGTGGATGACACCTTGTATTGGAGACCTGAATCCACTTCTAATAATCTGAAAGTGAGAACTAAGGACGGTCACATTACAGCCTGCAACCAACCAGAACCTTGTATATATTTTCAGGGCTCAGGACACTGCTTACATACAGTTCCATGTCCATGGAACCACCTAGTGATTACTTTCCATATTCCTCATGGGAACTCATTAAAAATCCCCGTAGAAAAGCTCATTGACCAACTATCCGCCTGTTCACCTCTAGATCCTTTTATGAAAGGAAATTCAAGGATGGGAAAAAATGAAGCAGAAAAACACATCAAGGACTTTCAGCAGCTGTATCTGGGAAGAAGCCAAGAACTCCGACCAAAA GTAGATTCCAGTCATGGAGAGCAGTTTGGCAGACGCACTGACCGGACGCCTCTTAGAGAGATAAATACAAATGTCAGGGTCAAGGGAGAAGAACGAAGAAGAGCAGCCGAACCAAATGAAAAGCTACATGACTGCAGAG CCCCCACCAAGGAAAATGAAGAGGTTACCGCCAATGAGATAAATAAATCCACGTTACAAAGTGAACAGTTCTTTCAGTCCATGTTGGACTGTCAAAAACAGCTGATAACATCTATTGAAAATCTCGGAAAAAATCTCTCAGAAGGTTTCCACAGTCTTTGCCAGGAACTAAGAAATGTGACCGATGCAATTACTTCTTTCCAGATGGACATATCAAGACGAGAACATCGTCCTCTATCATCTATAGAAACAAAGGCTGGACGAAAGACATTTACCTTGAGTCCATCTTCATCATTGCGATCGGATGATCTTACAACCACTTCAAGGGTTGTGGATGGTCCTGAAGAGGACGGTTCTCAGTGTTATGGGGAGCAGAAGTCCTTATTGAACGAAGATAGTTTAGAGGCTCAAATGGATGGTGGGAAACCTGCAGAAGAAGAGGTCGGAGAGCAGCCGTCCACACATGTCAGGGTGAAGCAGGAGAGGAACGGAGGCTCAGTAACTGGAAAGCATGCTGCTGAAAGAGGAGACCCTCAAGATATTGGAGAAAGCATGAAACAATATGGTCCACCattaaagaaaaagaaataa